The following are from one region of the Populus trichocarpa isolate Nisqually-1 chromosome 8, P.trichocarpa_v4.1, whole genome shotgun sequence genome:
- the LOC7483949 gene encoding protein NIM1-INTERACTING 2 encodes MSEAKKRKQGELNDKVPDAQKKAQEDNGGQRQTAEATNAEVDEFFAILERIHVAVKYFKEANEDGRNLAEVRSLESGLEVEGSGMKVSDIKKEEGVEENVGFDLNADPEPEEDPA; translated from the coding sequence ATGTCGGAGGCGAAGAAGCGAAAACAGGGAGAGTTAAATGACAAAGTCCCAGACGCACAAAAGAAGGCACAAGAGGATAACGGAGGGCAACGGCAAACTGCAGAAGCCACGAATGCGGAGGTTGATGAGTTCTTTGCGATCCTCGAGAGGATACACGTGGCAGTCAAGTACTTTAAAGAGGCAAATGAAGATGGCCGTAACCTAGCGGAGGTAAGATCGCTGGAGAGTGGGTTGGAAGTTGAAGGTAGCGGCATGAAAGTTAGCGACATTAAGAAGGAGGAGGGTGTAGAGGAGAACGTGGGCTTCGATTTGAATGCGGATCCCGAACCAGAGGAAGATCCGGCTTAG